DNA from Elaeis guineensis isolate ETL-2024a chromosome 2, EG11, whole genome shotgun sequence:
GGATTGTTCTTATTCAGGGATGGGAGTGGGTTGCCTCTCAAAAATACTAGGAATAATATGTTTATCATTGGTTAGAACAGTGTTGTTATGTGACCGGCCACGACGAATGCACCTTGTACGTTTGGATAAGCCCAGGTATCGGGACCGGCATCGCATCTTCTCATTATATATCGTTACCGATACATCCCGTGGGGGCCCGGGGGGGATGATGCTGGTCGTGCGTGGTGCCATTGCTGCTGCCGTTACCCGGCCGCCTCTGCCTCTGGTGAGATGCAGGACGGAGGTTGAGGGGAACAAGCGCCGAGGGATGCCTGGGTTCGGGCTCGGGGGAGAGGcgggaaaggaggagaagaagaagaagaagaggaagaaggagaaggtggAGGTGGTGTGGCAGTGCGCCCGGGGCTGCGGCGCCTGCTGCAAGCTGGACAAGGGCCCCGCCTTCCCCGCCCCGGAGGACATCTTCGCCGACGACCCATCCCACCTCCAGGTCTGCTCTTCTCCCTTTGTTATTGGAACCTCGCTCGCCCACCCATTCTTATTCTCGTTCTTTGGTGCAGCTTTACAAAAGCCTGATAGGCCCTGACGGCTGGTGCGTCCACTACCATCATCCAACCCGGACCTGTTCCATCTACCCAGGTCGGTCTGCATCatgttcttctctctctctttctctcttgttactgctgctgctgcttggATACCTATGCCTTCCTTCTCTCCTTTCCTGAGCACAAGATCTTTCTGCTGCTGCTGCGCAGACCGGCCCTTCTTCTGCCGGGTTGAGCCTGCTGTCTTTGAGAAGCTGTACGGCATCGACGAGAGGAGATTCAATCGAGAGGCTTGCAGGTCAGCCCTCCTCTCCGCTGCTTTTCCCCAATCATCAATCGGCTCTCCCCCCCCCACCTCCTCCCCACTCCGTTTTCCCCCCGGTCTGCGTACTTGCTCACACTTACACCTTTTGCAGCTCCTGCAGGGATACCATCAAAGCAGTTTATGGCTCCGGTTCGGACGAACTCAAGAATTTTGACCGTCTCACTAGAAATCCCAAATAAATGGACTCAATGGTGGTGAGTTCTGCTCTTGCTTTGTCTGCAATTACTGTTCTCAGAATAGGATCTCTTCATTTGCATCGTTTTTATCTGTCTTCTTGCAAAAAAACTTCTCCTTAATTGCTCATATGCACTGCTGTTTTGGGATTGGCTTCCTTCTTCTCATCAAACATTCTCTGATTACCTTGTTTCCCATTACTCTTCAAGATTAATCTACAAGCTCACAGCCGTTCATCCGAAAAGATAGCTTTAGtaattgttgtctttggtaacctCCTGCGGGGCAAAAACTAGAGCCTGTGTTAGAGCCAGAGGAGCAATCTAGCACAGTAGCAGAGAAGATTAGATACATTTAGCTCTGGTCAAGGCGTGATGTGAACCATCATCCTTACAGAACACCAATTGAGTCTTAATTAGGCTAAAGTGGGAAGTTGGGGGACAAGAAATGTAATGCTAGCTCAATTAAAGTAATCAAAAGCCAATAGAGTACTTGCATATAAAAAagaaagtgttggtgcaaaaattcatcggcgtcggagaagctggagtcgagggagtcgtggtcgccgtcggga
Protein-coding regions in this window:
- the LOC105032715 gene encoding uncharacterized protein isoform X1; its protein translation is MHLVRLDKPRYRDRHRIFSLYIVTDTSRGGPGGMMLVVRGAIAAAVTRPPLPLVRCRTEVEGNKRRGMPGFGLGGEAGKEEKKKKKRKKEKVEVVWQCARGCGACCKLDKGPAFPAPEDIFADDPSHLQLYKSLIGPDGWCVHYHHPTRTCSIYPDRPFFCRVEPAVFEKLYGIDERRFNREACSSCRDTIKAVYGSGSDELKNFDRLTRNPK
- the LOC105032715 gene encoding uncharacterized protein isoform X2 gives rise to the protein MHLVRLDKPRYRDRHRIFSLYIVTDTSRGGPGGMMLVVRGAIAAAVTRPPLPLVRCRTEVEGNKRRGMPGFGLGGEAGKEEKKKKKRKKEKVEVVWQCARGCGACCKLDKGPAFPAPEDIFADDPSHLQLYKSLIGPDGWCVHYHHPTRTCSIYPDRPFFCRVEPAVFEKLYGIDERRFNREACRDTIKAVYGSGSDELKNFDRLTRNPK